One genomic region from Pseudochaenichthys georgianus chromosome 15, fPseGeo1.2, whole genome shotgun sequence encodes:
- the LOC117459325 gene encoding kelch-like protein 10: MSTIFSKTIFNELRREGTLCDAVIRVEDVGFRVHRIVLCNSSTFFRELFCNLSGPSEHQVFSFSQVSPVTMSLILDFIYTGSMVVTEENVLELLAGAESFSVGGVMKACCLFLEKRLNTKNCVHIWMVAEFHTCPKLRQKAYLFVLHHFKEVADFSVKFLQLSVQQLADLIEQDELNVKQESIVFEAVQRWINYAPQERQGHMAALLSKVRLLSMSSSYLVETVINNNLVRKCVSCMTLVIDAMKALREAHLERPLTRARLPSAVLMTIGGSEKECLTDRMDFYDVRADCWLPMNSREKTFRVLHGCVFLDGSIYCIGGTDLSNILSSVRKFDLVSHTWQELVPIHKPRKCVCAVALNGCIYAIGGTDGREQKVAERFQPENNRWELIAPMLDFRSDACAATLHGKIYICGGLDNEEPLSSAECYNPKTNEWTMIASMDCGCASARAVVYRDKIYLAGGHINGASLCRVIAYDPLSNQWSTMTPMIYARRHFGMAVLEEQLYVAGGYNNESDLCKVERFDEDSSSWSAVRDMEAPLYGFSFCVVERHFYNASNLSKLTTGFPICP, translated from the exons ATGAGCACCATCTTCAGTAAAACGATCTTCAATGAGCTGCGCCGGGAGGGGACGCTGTGCGACGCTGTGATCCGAGTGGAGGACGTTGGCTTCAGAGTCCACAGGATCGtcctctgcaacagcagcacCTTCTTCAG AGAACTCTTCTGCAATTTATCTGGACCATCGGAGCATCAGGTCTTCAGCTTCTCACAGGTCTCCCCCGTCACCATGAGCCTCATCCTGGACTTCATCTACACCGGCTCCATGGTGGTGACGGAGGAGAACGTTCTGGAGCTGTTGGCCGGAGCAGAGAGCTTCTCCGTCGGGGGCGTCATGAAGGCCTGCTGCCTCTTCCTGGAGAAGAGACTCAACACCAAGAACTGCGTCCACATCTGGATGGTGGCGGAGTTCCACACATGTCCCAAGCTGAGGCAGAAGGCCTACCTGTTCGTGCTGCATCACTTTAAGGAGGTGGCGGACTTCTCTGTGAAGTTCCTGCAGCTCTCCGTGCAGCAGCTGGCAGATCTCATCGAGCAGGACGAGCTGAATGTGAAGCAGGAGAGCATCGTGTTCGAGGCGGTGCAGCGCTGGATCAACTATGCCCCGCAGGAACGCCAGGGTCACATGGCCGCGCTGCTGAGCAAG GTGCGCCTGCTGTCAATGTCCAGTAGTTACCTGGTGGAAACTGTGATTAACAACAACCTGGTGAGGAAGTGTGTGTCGTGCATGACCTTGGTGATCGACGCCATGAAGGCCCTGCGAGAGGCCCATCTGGAGCGACCTCTGACCCGCGCCCGCCTCCCCTCTGCGGTGCTCATGACCATCGGAGGCAGCGAGAAAGAGTGTTTGACGGACAGGATGGACTTCTACGATGTCCGAGCCGACTGCTGGCTGCCCATGAACAGCCGGGAGAAGACCTTCAGAGTTCTGCACGGTTGCGTCTTCCTCGATGGATCCATCTACTGTATTGGAGGAACGGacctgagtaacattttgagcaGCGTGCGGAAGTTCGACCTCGTCAGCCACACCTGGCAGGAGTTGGTGCCCATTCACAAACccagaaaatgtgtgtgtgcggtgGCTCTGAACGGATGCATTTATGCCATCGGAGGCACTGACGGGCGCGAGCAGAAAGTTGCAGAGCGGTTCCAGCCGGAAAACAACCGGTGGGAACTGATCGCGCCGATGCTCGATTTCAGGAGTGACGCCTGCGCCGCGACGCTACACGGCAAG ATATATATTTGCGGCGGTCTAGACAACGAAGAACCTCTGTCCTCTGCCGAGTGCTACAACCCCAAAACCAACGAGTGGACGATGATCGCCTCGATGGACTGCGGCTGCGCTTCAGCTCGGGCTGTCGTCTACAGAGACAAAATATATCTG GCTGGAGGCCACATCAACGGCGCGTCTTTGTGCCGAGTCATCGCCTACGACCCTCTATCAAACCAGTGGAGCACGATGACTCCCATGATCTACGCTCGCAGGCACTTTGGCATGGCGGTGCTGGAGGAGCAGCTGTATGTGGCCGGAGGGTACAACAACGAGAGCGACCTCTGTAAGGTGGAGCGCTTCGATGAAGACTCCAGCAGCTGGAGCGCAGTGCGGGACATGGAGGCGCCTCTCTACGGCTTCAGCTTCTGTGTGGTGGAGCGACATTTTTACAATGCTTCAAACCTGTCCAAATTAACTACAGGGTTCCCGATATGTCCGTGA